One Triticum dicoccoides isolate Atlit2015 ecotype Zavitan chromosome 5B, WEW_v2.0, whole genome shotgun sequence genomic window carries:
- the LOC119305922 gene encoding dehydration-responsive element-binding protein 1H-like produces MDMGMDLSSSSPSSSVSSTPEHASGRASPAKRPTGRTKFRETRHPVYRGVRRRGNAGRWVCEVRVPGKRGARLWLGTYLTAEAAARANDAAMLALGGRSARCLNFADSAWLLAVPSALSNLADVRRAALQAVADFQRREAANGLIARTVAKEAPSSAPAQSSSESDSADSSETSEASADGEFEVLATMDIDMFSRLDLFPEMDLGSYYVSLAEALLMDPPSTAAIMDAYWDNGDGGADVALWSY; encoded by the coding sequence ATGGACATGGGCATGGATCTTTCCAGCTCCTCCCCGTCCTCGTCTGTGTCATCCACGCCCGAGCACGCATCGGGGCGGGCGTCGCCGGCCAAGCGCCCCACGGGGCGCACCAAGTTCCGGGAGACGCGGCACCCGGTGTACCGCGGCGTGCGGCGCAGGGGCAACGCGGGACGGTGGGTCTGCGAGGTGCGCGTCCCCGGCAAGCGTGGCGCTCGGCTCTGGCTCGGGACGTACCTGACGGCCGAGGCCGCCGCCCGCGCGAACGACGCCGCCATGCTCGCACTCGGCGGCCGCTCAGCAAGGTGCCTCAACTTCGCGGACTCGGCGTGGCTGCTCGCCGTGCCGTCCGCGCTCTCCAACCTCGCCGACGTCCGTCGCGCGGCCCTCCAGGCCGTCGCGGATTTCCAGCGACGGGAGGCTGCCAATGGCCTGATAGCCAGGACCGTCGCCAAGGAGGCCCCATCTAGCGCTCCTGCACAATCGTCGTCTGAGTCCGACAGTGCCGACTCGTCGGAGACATCGGAAGCTTCCGCCGATGGAGAGTTCGAGGTGCTGGCTACAATGGACATCGATATGTTCAGTAGGCTTGACTTGTTCCCGGAAATGGACCTGGGCTCGTACTACGTGAGCCTCGCGGAGGCGCTGCTCATGGACCcgccgtcgacggcggccatcatgGACGCGTACTGGGACAACGGCGACGGCGGAGCAGATGTCGCGCTCTGGagctactag
- the LOC119305923 gene encoding dehydration-responsive element-binding protein 1H-like, with protein sequence MDMGLEVSSSSPSSSSVSSSPEHAAGRASLAKRPAGRTKFRETRHPVYRGVRRRGNAERWVCEVRVPGKRGARLWLGTYDTAELAARANDAAMLALGGRSAACLNFADSAWLLAVPSALSDLGDVRRAAVEAVANLQRRKAGNGSLTATVTEEASCDAPEESSSESDSAGSSETSEPSADREFEVPVAVDTDMFGLDLFPEMDLCSYYASLAEALLVDPPARVTTTDTYWDNGDGGADVALWS encoded by the coding sequence atggacatgggccTTGAGGTCTCGAGCTCCTCCCCGTCCTCCTCGTCGGTGTCGTCCTCGCCCGAGCACGCGGCGGGGCGGGCGTCGCTGGCCAAGCGCCCCGCGGGGCGCACCAAGTTCCGGGAGACGCGGCACCCGGTGTACCGCGGCGTGCGGCGCCGGGGCAACGCCGAACGTTGGGTCTGCGAGGTGCGCGTCCCCGGCAAGCGCGGCGCGAGGCTCTGGCTCGGGACGTACGACACGGCTGAGCTCGCAGCGCGCGCGAACGACGCCGCCATGCTTGCCCTGGGCGGCCgctccgccgcgtgcctcaacttcGCGGACTCCGCGTGGTTGCTCGCCGTGCCGTCCGCACTCTCCGACCTCGGCGACGTCCGGCGCGCGGCGGTCGAGGCCGTGGCGAACTTGCAGCGACGAAAGGCTGGCAACGGCTCCCTCACCGCCACCGTCACCGAAGAGGCCTCCTGTGACGCTCCTGAAGAATCGTCGTCTGAGTCTGACAGTGCCGGTTCGTCGGAGACGTCGGAACCTTCAGCCGATAGAGAGTTCGAGGTGCCGGTCGCAGTGGACACCGATATGTTCGGGCTTGACTTGTTCCCGGAAATGGACCTGTGCTCGTACTACGCGAGCCTCGCGGAGGCACTGCTCGTGGACCCGCCGGCACGGGTGACCACCACCGACACGTACTGGGACAACGGCGACGGCGGAGCCGATGTCGCGCTCTGGAGCTAG
- the LOC119305924 gene encoding dehydration-responsive element-binding protein 1H-like translates to MDMGLEVSSSSPSSSSLAKRPAGRTKFRETRHPVYRGVRRRGNAQRWVCEVRVPGKRGARLWLGTYATAEIAARANDAAMLALGGRSAALLNFPDSAWLLAVPSAHSDLADVRRAAVEAVADLQRREAAGGSITATATATAAEEASCGAPAESSSESDDAGSSETSKPSADGDFAVPGGMDIEMFSRLDLFPEMDLGSYYASLAEALLMDPPPVATGTGAYWDNGECGEAEGATEFALWS, encoded by the coding sequence atggacatgggccTTGAGGTCTCGAGCTCCTCCCCATCCTCCTCGTCGCTGGCCAAGCGCCCCGCGGGGCGCACCAAGTTCCGCGAGACGCGGCACCCTGTGTATCGTGGCGTGCGGCGCCGGGGCAACGCCCAACGGTGGGTCTGCGAGGTGCGCGTCCCTGGCAAGCGCGGCGCTCGGCTCTGGCTCGGGACTTACGCCACGGCCGAGATTGCAGCGCGCGCCAACGACGCCGCCATGCTCGCCCTGGGCGGCCGCTCCGCCGCGCTCCTCAACTTCCCGGACTCCGCGTGGCTGCTCGCTGTGCCGTCCGCGCACTCCGATCTCGCCGACGTCCGGCGCGCGGCGGTCGAGGCCGTCGCGGATTTGCAGCGACGGGAGGCTGCCGGTGGGTCcatcaccgccaccgccaccgccaccgccgccgaggaGGCCTCCTGTGGCGCTCCTGCAGAATCGTCGTCTGAGTCTGACGATGCCGGTTCGTCGGAGACGTCGAAACCTTCCGCCGATGGAGACTTCGCGGTGCCGGGCGGAATGGACATCGAAATGTTCAGTAGGCTTGACTTGTTCCCGGAAATGGACTTGGGCTCGTACTACGCGAGCCTCGCGGAGGCGCTGCTCATGGACCCGCCTCCGGTGGCGACTGGCACCGGCGCGTACTGGGATAACGGAGAGTGCGGCGAGGCCGAGGGGGCAACTGAGTTCGCGCTCTGGAGCTAG